In Thermodesulfovibrionales bacterium, the DNA window AGTTCTCGACAAGATCGGGATTGTGGATTCGATGCTCCCCGACGACTCGGAGATGATCGATACGCTTTCCACCCTCATTGAAACGAACCTGACGGAAGAGTCAGTGCCGAGATTTCTTGAAGTCCTCCGGGAGACCTTTGCACTCCTTGAGCGCTTATCACCAGACGGGCAGAAGAGAATGGTTGTCAATATGGCGAGACTGATTGCGAAGATGATACGTGGCCGCATGATTGGTCCCAGTGAAACGCTTCTGACCTATTTTGAGAGCGGGCCCATATCATCGAGGGAGGAGATCATCATGAACCCCGATGTTGCCGGAGCGATACTCCGTGCAGGTGATGACGCCCTCATTCAGCGATATACGGGCATGCTGAAACGGATCGTTATACCGATTCCATCGGTCGCCGGTTTTTCGAATGAGACATGGGCAGAGCTCGTAAACCCCTCTCATCTCGAACGGCTCTCAAAATTTCTCGCCATTATCAGACTCGACAGTAACCGATTCCAAGAGATCCTCGTTCATGTGATCTGCAACCTTTACGTCAGCGGCGTCTTCATCCCCGATGATAAACTCTTTCAGCGGGAGGTGTCATCGTACCTGAACGGAGAAACCGTCCGAGACAATTTCCTCCTCCATTATTTGCTTCTCCAGAAACTGCCGGTTTATTACCACGATGTCGGGGCTGCCGGTAGACTCAGGGATTACACCACGGAAATAGATGCCTGGGGCAACGATCCCGTCCTTTACTTTCTGAGGAAACAGGTCCATGTGAACGCAAGCAATTACAACATCAGTCTCGTTGAGGCCATTATGAAGGCATGGGCATTGAAAGACCCTGAAATCCTGAGGGGATTTGTGCCCGGGGATGTTTTCGACAAGGTGAACACAGACCTTCTGTCACCTTACGCCGCCGTACTATCGCCTTTCTTTCGCTCCCTGGGGATACTCGATGAGAGGGGGGCACATTTCGAAAAGATCCTGTCCCTACCGGAAGGCGATTTAGAGAGACCTCTCAAGGATGCTGGCACAGCGGAGGAGATACGGTCGAAGATTATGCTCCTCTTCAGAATTTACCAGGAGGTAGTGAAGAAATATGCACTCATCGGCGGACCTGTTCAAGCAAAGGACAGATACCGAAACCTGTCTCACGGTATCGAGAGGGCGAGGAGTCTGAAAGCGATATTCCTTTCATCCGAGAAAAGCCTGCCCGAGGAGACCCTCTATTTCAAGAGACACATAGCCTTCGGGATCCCTTCGGTCATGGGCACCTATCATGAGCGCAAGTTCGACGCGCTGGGAGAACTTCTCAGGAACGAAGAGGAGATCCGGGTTATCTTTGAGGATGTCATTTCCGAGATAGAAGCGCGCGGGAAAGACTTTTCGTTCGATGATATGAGAAATTGGATATCCTGCCTGGAGGCGATGCACGAACTCTTCGACCTGCATGGCCTTGGGAATTTTCAGGTTGATGAACTTTTGACGATCCTGAGGACAAACACCCTTCACCTGTCGGAGATTATCGATATGCTCAGGATATGGCAGAGGGAACTCACCTGGATGGTCGAATCCCTTTCCGGAACTTTTCACGGCCCCATCGGAAACATTTTGAAGAGCTTCCCTGAAGATGAGCTGCCGAGACATCTGAAACGTTTTTCTCTCGAGGGGAAAGACTTCGTCAATAAGGCGACGGATGTCATCATCAGAGACATGGTGAACAGCATAGCAGGTTTCGTCGAACTCGACAGGGCCCTCTATAGCATCATCGAGGCTTTGACCGCCCGTGTTGATTCAGGCTCGGACATCGAATTCAGACCGGAAGGGGGAACTGAGACGACTGATGATTATTTTACCTTCGATCTCTTGTCGGACGCTGACGCGATGCGGCTGTCTCCCCAGATAGGGGGAAAGGCAAAGAACCTCATCTATCTTCGCAATAGGGGCATCCGCGTTCCGCACGGCGTTGTCTTCTCTTCCCGGCATACGGAAAATTACCGGAACTACTTGGAGGACTCCGACTTTTCAGAAAGCCTGACAGCGGCTGTTCGGGAACTGGAAACCCGAACGGGGAATGTATTCGGAGGCTATGAGAGGCCCCTTTTCCTTTCCGTGCGGAGCGGCTCCTATGTCTCGATGCCAGGCATTCTCTCCTCGATACTCTATTGCGGGATGAACGGGAAGACGGTCAGCGCGCTCATCGAGGAAAAAGACAATCCACTGCTCGGATGGGACTCTTACAGGAGGTTTATTGAGCACTACTCCACGATTGTCTACGGCCTTGATGCAGTCTTCTTCGAGGACAGATATAACACGTACCTGAAAGCCCTCGGGATCGGGGAGAGGGAAGAGCCCGCCGGAGAAGAGATGAAACAGGTCGTCAACCTGTACCTTACCGAACTGGCAGAGAATGGCTTCGAGATCCCTGAGGATGTTTACGAACAATTGAGGGAATCGGTCAAGGCGATTTACCGGTCGTGGTTTTCGGACAAGGCCGAACAGTTCAGGAAGGCGATGCACGTTTCGAGGCATTGGGGGACTGCCGTCATTCTCATGGAGATGATATACGGAAACGACAGGGGTTCCGGCACATCGGTCTTTTTTACCCGAAATCCCTTCACCCGTCGTCGAAACGTTTACGGCGATACAAAAGAGAGGGCTACGGGGGGGGACCTCGTGTATGGAAAACATACCAATCGTCCTCTCTCGCGCGAGCAGGGTAGCGGAAACGAGAAGAGCCTCGAGGACCTCGACCCGCCCCTGTATTCTCTCCATGAGCGCCTTGGTGAAAGAATCGAAGAGGTGATGGGAGTGCTGCCACAGGAGGTCGAGGCTACCTATACAAAGAGGTCGGATGGAGAGAGGATCATCTATGTGCTCCAGACACGACGCATGGAGCTTCACCGGGGTTTTACGAAGAGATTTCACGATGTCTGCCGGATGGAATCAAAGATTATCGGACACGGAGTCGGAGTTCACGGCGGCGCATTGAGCGGGGTCGCAACCCTCTCTTCCTCTAAAAACCGGATCATGGGAT includes these proteins:
- a CDS encoding PEP/pyruvate-binding domain-containing protein; amino-acid sequence: MEEGTEICSLDYLMGTLATGYKGLITGLIAKDFCISEEGKGAVVKGTILSMPQGTYRASLMRQGRELSRAEIQDGFFELRVDSGLIRSATNLQVDIIQNGRHIGTFLLKSGKTDTLFSPALELSEELRGIDFTRLTSYLRDRVGLLRSAEDIITKLVSTKKDWRKLSGDIMSFSKDLFWVARPAYYGWYVLFVRYSRKACERVDAASRDKPISNFLSLIELPLVEESDQNRLQELAATWLGELAGSSINLSRHGRQVIGILRSVHEKLPDAEIRPVIRRLIVALKTRIMENPTISDAVVNSMRDVISVTDRDLLSRYREERKGDMLRILSPVEALAEGEGYGEVLDKIGIVDSMLPDDSEMIDTLSTLIETNLTEESVPRFLEVLRETFALLERLSPDGQKRMVVNMARLIAKMIRGRMIGPSETLLTYFESGPISSREEIIMNPDVAGAILRAGDDALIQRYTGMLKRIVIPIPSVAGFSNETWAELVNPSHLERLSKFLAIIRLDSNRFQEILVHVICNLYVSGVFIPDDKLFQREVSSYLNGETVRDNFLLHYLLLQKLPVYYHDVGAAGRLRDYTTEIDAWGNDPVLYFLRKQVHVNASNYNISLVEAIMKAWALKDPEILRGFVPGDVFDKVNTDLLSPYAAVLSPFFRSLGILDERGAHFEKILSLPEGDLERPLKDAGTAEEIRSKIMLLFRIYQEVVKKYALIGGPVQAKDRYRNLSHGIERARSLKAIFLSSEKSLPEETLYFKRHIAFGIPSVMGTYHERKFDALGELLRNEEEIRVIFEDVISEIEARGKDFSFDDMRNWISCLEAMHELFDLHGLGNFQVDELLTILRTNTLHLSEIIDMLRIWQRELTWMVESLSGTFHGPIGNILKSFPEDELPRHLKRFSLEGKDFVNKATDVIIRDMVNSIAGFVELDRALYSIIEALTARVDSGSDIEFRPEGGTETTDDYFTFDLLSDADAMRLSPQIGGKAKNLIYLRNRGIRVPHGVVFSSRHTENYRNYLEDSDFSESLTAAVRELETRTGNVFGGYERPLFLSVRSGSYVSMPGILSSILYCGMNGKTVSALIEEKDNPLLGWDSYRRFIEHYSTIVYGLDAVFFEDRYNTYLKALGIGEREEPAGEEMKQVVNLYLTELAENGFEIPEDVYEQLRESVKAIYRSWFSDKAEQFRKAMHVSRHWGTAVILMEMIYGNDRGSGTSVFFTRNPFTRRRNVYGDTKERATGGDLVYGKHTNRPLSREQGSGNEKSLEDLDPPLYSLHERLGERIEEVMGVLPQEVEATYTKRSDGERIIYVLQTRRMELHRGFTKRFHDVCRMESKIIGHGVGVHGGALSGVATLSSSKNRIMGLRQKFNLPVILLRKSASPDDVSLMPDIDGILTAAGGVASHASVLAQKFDLAAVVGCSDMNIRTDEQGKAFAQIGNVQVTDGTLISIDGSTGLVYAGLCMLTVEREGR